ATGGCGACCCTCGATCGCCTGAATCAGGAAGGGCGCGGGCGCGTATGGTTCGCCGGGCAGGGGATCGTCAAACCGTGGCAAATGAAGCGCGAAATGCTGTCGCCGGCCTACACCACCCGGCTGGCGGATATCCCGCTGGTGCGGCTGGGGGAGCGGGAGCCGCGTGATGCCCCACGGGCTGCTGCGCGGCCCAATCCGTCGAGACCTAAGGGAATAGGCGATAATAAGGTAGGGTAAGTATGGCATGATCTGATGGCCGACGAGCTTCACCGCGTTTACTCCCCCGAGTTCAGAACCCGGATGCGTCGCTGGCCGCCTGGCGGCTGAGCGCGTACAGCCTCTCTTATTCACCATTCGCCGTTTTGCGCTGTTTGATCACATATGTCCCTTGGATATTTCAGTCTCTAACGCCTGTATTGCAAAAGGCGCGCATGCGTTGGCTCGTTGATTGTTTCACCGACCAGACAGCCGCCATCCGTTGTCCTTATTTCTGCAGTTTTTTATAAATGACGGGCAGCTAAAAACGGTTTGCCGATAGGGATAATGCGCGTGTCAATCCGCGTTAAACGAGAATATCGGCATCTTAAAAATAAAACGAAATAAGGATGAAAGCATATGCCTGGATTTAATTATGGTGGTAAAGGAGATGGGACTAACTGGAGTTCTGAACGCGGTACGGGCCCTGAGCCGGGGGGTGGCGATAAAGGCCATTCCGGCGATCGCGATCGCGGCGGCGCCGGCGTTGGCAACAGCCCGGAACAGCAACAGATAGCGGCGATCCAAAACGATCCGGCGCTGCGCATGAAGCTGGAGGCGGTGATTAAGGCGGCGCGCAGAATTAACCCGGATGCGAAATTGCATATTGAAAGCGTCAGCCCATCCGGCACGCTGAGCCTTTCCGCCACCGGTTTGACGGCCGAGCAGGCGAAGCACATTGGCCTGGGGGGGCTGGTGATGGGGGTCAACGCCAAGGGGGTGACAGTGGCGATCGGGGATATCGAAACCGGCCATGCGCGCAAGCCCTCAACTCCTGGCAAAGGCGGCAACAATGGCCTGAATGCCGGGCAGATCGGCGCCTCTTCGTTAGGCAGTTTCGTGACAGACTCGCATCGCGATCGGCCCGTCAGCGGCTGGCATGGCAACGGCAAAACCGGCGAATTCTCGACGACCCGCACGACCGGGAGTTACTACGGTTTTCATCATTTGAAGGTGGAAAAGCAAGACGGAGTGGCGACCTACAACCTCTACTATAAGGCCAATAAGAACCGGCCCGCGTTTATCGCCGTGGTGAGAGGGGATAACCTGAATGCCATGGAGGTGAAATATGCCAACGGCAAACCGGTAAAATCGCCCGGCTCGGTAAAAACGATCGTTAAGGAATTCGTCGAATATCAAAATGCGGAATTAAAAGCCATCAAGGATGGCGTCAGCCTGGCCGCAGGTATCAATAAAGATATTGCGGAAAAGATCGGCGCGAAATACGCCAAACTCGCCAAGGATTTGGAGGCGGGAATACAAGGAGAATATATCCGCAACGTGCAAGATGCGGAGAAAACCTACGAGCAATTGACGAAGGGCCTGAACAAAAAGCTTAAGGCGCAGGACAAAGCGGCGATTGTCACCTGGCTGAAAATGATCGATGCGGAACAGTATGCCCGCAATGCGCGGGTATTGGGCAAGGTCTTCACCGGGGTGGATTGGGCGATCAAAGGCGCGGATCTGGTAAACGCCGCGATTGAAGGTTTCTCAACCGGCAACTGGAAAGCGTTCCGCAACCAGCTCGAAGCGTTCGGGTTGTCGATCGGCGCAGGGTATACGCTCTCCGCTATCGCCGCGTTTTTCGCGCCGACGCTGGTGTCGTCGACGGTGGGCATTTTCGCCTTCGCTTACCTGTTTGGCTGGGCCACCAGCTATATCGATGCGGAACGTGCGGGGGAGCTGGAGAAGTGGGTCGCTGACCTGTAACGGCATGAGGGGGCTGGCCCCCTCATTTTACCCCTCACACCCTCTACCTCTTTTACACCACCGGCGCCACCGTCAGCAGCAGATTGGCGAAACGGCGCTGTTCGCCGGAGGCGATCACCAGCAGCGTTCGATCCGATTTGACCGCGGCGTAAAACGCCTCGCGCGGCAGGTGTTCGACCGGGCAATGTGCCGGCAGCAGCTGCCGGTATTCGGCTTCGATGGTGTTGGTGAAGTCCGGCGGGCAGGCCATCAGCGCCGCGCTTTCCACGTTGATGCAGGCCAGCAGTTTTTCCAGGATTGGCGGGGCGGCGAGCGTGCCGGGCGCCAGGTTCAGATAGACCACGGTGGCGTCTTTCGGCGCGTGCGTCACGCAGGCGTAGTTGCCGTCGGCGATCAACACCTGGGTTTTATGCCCGCATTGCGCCAGTGCGGCGAGCAGCGGCGGGTGAGTGATGGCGGATTTGATCATAAAGCGATTCCTGAATGGGCGGGCGGCAAGCGCGCCGCCCGCAGCTGAATTACATGCGGTAGATGCCGCCGTTGATGTCGAGAGTCGCGCCGGAGATGAAACCGTCGTATTCCGCCGCCAGGAAGGCGATGGCGCGCGCCACGTCGTCCGGTGTGCCTGCGCGGCCCAGCGGGATGGCGCGAACGGTTTCCTCCGCCGATGCCTGGGTGGTGTGGCGATTGTGGAAACGGGTGCCGAGGATCAGGCCGGGCGCCACCGCATTCACCCGGATGCCGTGCTCGCCCAGCTCCGCCGCCAGCGAGCGCGTCCAGGTGAGCACCGCGCCCTTGGTGGCGGAATAGACCAGCGAGCCGGCGTGCCCGCCGGCGCGGCCCGCCTGTGAGGCCAGGTTAACGATGCTGGCGCCGTCCGGCGCCGCTTTCAGGTGCGGCAGCGCGCTCTGGGTGACGTTCAGCATGGTGGTCATGTTCACGTCGATCACGGTTTGCCAGAAGGCGCGGTCGATCTCGCCCAGCCATTTGCGCCCGACGATGCCGCCGACGTTATTGATCAGGATATCGATGCCGCCGAGCAACTCGGCGCCGGCCGAGACGCAGCGCAGCGTTTCGTCGGTGTCGATGAGATCGGCGTAGCCGTAGGCGGCCTTTTGCCCCAATGAATGGGCCAGCGCCACCAGCGCTTTGGGGCCGCTTTCGTCGCTGTGATAGTGAAAATAGATGTCGCACCCGGCCTTGATCAGTCGCTCCGCGGTGGCGCGGCCGATGCCCTGTTCCGCCCCGGTGATAAAGACCTTTTTGCCCGCAAGATCGCCCATGATTGACTCCTTATTGGTTCGTTAAGAATTGATGACGCCTTCACGCTGTTTGGCGCAGTAGAAAATGCA
Above is a window of Serratia nematodiphila DZ0503SBS1 DNA encoding:
- a CDS encoding colicin-like pore-forming protein — translated: MPGFNYGGKGDGTNWSSERGTGPEPGGGDKGHSGDRDRGGAGVGNSPEQQQIAAIQNDPALRMKLEAVIKAARRINPDAKLHIESVSPSGTLSLSATGLTAEQAKHIGLGGLVMGVNAKGVTVAIGDIETGHARKPSTPGKGGNNGLNAGQIGASSLGSFVTDSHRDRPVSGWHGNGKTGEFSTTRTTGSYYGFHHLKVEKQDGVATYNLYYKANKNRPAFIAVVRGDNLNAMEVKYANGKPVKSPGSVKTIVKEFVEYQNAELKAIKDGVSLAAGINKDIAEKIGAKYAKLAKDLEAGIQGEYIRNVQDAEKTYEQLTKGLNKKLKAQDKAAIVTWLKMIDAEQYARNARVLGKVFTGVDWAIKGADLVNAAIEGFSTGNWKAFRNQLEAFGLSIGAGYTLSAIAAFFAPTLVSSTVGIFAFAYLFGWATSYIDAERAGELEKWVADL
- a CDS encoding RbsD/FucU domain-containing protein encodes the protein MIKSAITHPPLLAALAQCGHKTQVLIADGNYACVTHAPKDATVVYLNLAPGTLAAPPILEKLLACINVESAALMACPPDFTNTIEAEYRQLLPAHCPVEHLPREAFYAAVKSDRTLLVIASGEQRRFANLLLTVAPVV
- a CDS encoding SDR family NAD(P)-dependent oxidoreductase; this translates as MGDLAGKKVFITGAEQGIGRATAERLIKAGCDIYFHYHSDESGPKALVALAHSLGQKAAYGYADLIDTDETLRCVSAGAELLGGIDILINNVGGIVGRKWLGEIDRAFWQTVIDVNMTTMLNVTQSALPHLKAAPDGASIVNLASQAGRAGGHAGSLVYSATKGAVLTWTRSLAAELGEHGIRVNAVAPGLILGTRFHNRHTTQASAEETVRAIPLGRAGTPDDVARAIAFLAAEYDGFISGATLDINGGIYRM